One window from the genome of Oryza glaberrima chromosome 3, OglaRS2, whole genome shotgun sequence encodes:
- the LOC127768201 gene encoding probable beta-1,3-galactosyltransferase 2, which produces MSFNKSRGGAAVLGGGDELVLRGTISKKWTLLLCLASFCIGLIFTNRMWTMPEPKEIIRRSALEVNKMNLLSGDCAPKSHIMQVMEQKDIIGEVPRTQDAIQALDKTISNLEMELASAKASQEESELNGAPLSESTGKRRYFMVIGINTAFSSRKRRDSLRATWMPQGEKRRKLEEEKGIIIRFVIGHSATSGGILDRAIDAEDRKHGDFMRLDHVEGYLELAAKTKSFFVTALSMWDAEYYIKVDDDVHVNIATLGNILAKHRSKPRAYIGCMKSGPVLAQKGVRYHEPEYWKFGEWGNKYFRHATGQLYAISKDLASYISINQHVLHKYANEDVSLGAWFIGLDVEHVDDRRLCCGTQPDCEWKAQGGNVCAASFDWSCSGICKSADRMKEVHQRCGENDSAIWSAKF; this is translated from the exons ATGAGCTTCAACAAGAGCAGGGGGGGAGCAGCGGTGCTCGGAGGAGGGGACGAGCTGGTGCTCCGTGGCACCATCTCCAAGAAATGGaccctcctcctctgcctcgccAGCTTCTGCATCGGCCTCATCTTCACCAACAG GATGTGGACAATGCCAGAACCAAAAGAGATCATCAGGAGATCGGCTCTAGAAGTGAACAAGATGAACCTGTTGTCTGGTGACTGTGCTCCGAAAAGT CATATTATGCAGGTTATGGAGCAAAAAGATATAATTGGAGAGGTCCCAAGAACTCAGGATGCTATACA GGCATTGGACAAAACAATATCAAACTTAGAAATGGAGTTAGCATCAGCAAAGGCGTCACAGGAGGAGTCTGAGCTCAATGGAGCGCCGCTATCAGAATCTACGGGGAAACGGAGATACTTCATGGTCATTGGCATCAACACCGCATTCAGCAGCCGGAAACGAAGAGATTCACTTCGTGCTACGTGGATGCCTCAAG gtgaaaaaagaaggaagcttgaggaagaaaagggaattatCATCCGATTCGTCATTGGTCATAG CGCAACATCTGGTGGCATACTCGATAGAGCTATAGACGCAGAAGATAGGAAACATGGTGACTTCATGAGATTG GATCATGTTGAAGGGTATCTGGAATTGGCTGCAAAGACGAAATCGTTCTTTGTGACAGCCTTGTCCATGTGGGATGCAGAGTACTACATTaaagtggatgatgatgtacaTGTAAATATAG CAACTCTTGGTAACATATTGGCTAAGCATCGGTCGAAGCCTCGAGCTTACATTGGTTGCATGAAATCTGGTCCAGTCCTGGCTCAGAA GGGTGTAAGATACCATGAGCCCGAGTACTGGAAATTCGGCGAATGGGGGAACAAGTACTTCCGTCATGCAACCGGCCAGTTATATGCAATCTCCAAGGATCTAGCTTCTTATATATCAATCAACCA GCATGTTCTCCACAAATATGCTAATGAGGATGTATCATTAGGAGCATGGTTCATAGGTCTAGACGTCGAACACGTCGATGATCGCAGGCTTTGCTGCGGTACACAACCAG ATTGCGAATGGAAGGCGCAGGGAGGCAACGTGTGCGCCGCGTCGTTCGACTGGAGCTGCAGCGGCATCTGCAAATCGGCGGATCGGATGAAGGAGGTCCATCAACGATGTGGGGAGAACGACAGCGCCATCTGGAGTGCAAAGTTCTGA
- the LOC127768387 gene encoding MOB kinase activator-like 1A, whose protein sequence is MSLFGLGRNQKTFRPKKSAPSGSKGAQLRKHIDATLGSGNLREAVRLPPGEDINEWLAVNTVDFFNQVNLLYGTLAEFCTPESCPTMTAGPKYEYRWADGVQIKKPIEVSAPKYVEYLMDWIEGQLDDESIFPQKLGTPFPPNFKEVVKTIFKRLFRVYAHIYHSHFQKIVSLKEEAHLNTCFKHFILFTTEFGLIDKKELAPLQELIESIIPY, encoded by the exons atgagTCTCTTCGGGCTCGGCCG GAATCAGAAGACGTTCCGTCCCAAGAAGAGTGCTCCTTCAGGAAGCAAG GGTGCACAGCTTCGGAAGCACATAGATGCCACTCTTGGCAGTGGAAACCTTAGGGAAGCTGTAAGGTTGCCGCCTGGAGAAGATATCAATGAATGGCTGGCTGTGAATA ctGTGGATTTCTTTAACCAAGTTAACCTGCTGTACGGCACACTCGCTGAGTTCTGCACACCTGAGAGCTGCCCAACAATGACTGCTGGCCCAAA GTATGAGTACAGATGGGCTGATGGTGTACAGATAAAGAAGCCGATAGAAGTGTCAGCACCAAAATATGTGGAGTACCTAATGGACTGGATTGAAGGCCAACTTGATGATGAATCTATATTTCCCCAAAAGCTTG GCACACCATTCCCGCCAAACTTCAAGGAGGTTGTAAAGACAATTTTCAAGCGCTTGTTTCGTGTTTATGCCCACATATATCACTCCCATTTTCAGAAGATTGTCAGCCTCAAGGAGGAGGCCCATCTTAACACGTGCTTCAAGCACTTCATTCTGTTTACAACT GAATTTGGCCTGATTGACAAGAAGGAGCTGGCTCCACTCCAGGAGCTCATCGAATCGATTATTCCATACTGA